A window of Longispora fulva contains these coding sequences:
- the hypB gene encoding hydrogenase nickel incorporation protein HypB, giving the protein MCATCGCDEDSRSTVTDLDSGRVVTRPGPGHAPDHSHGHDHDHDHEADHGHGAAGPARTATRVVTLEQSVLAKNDLLAGRNRDWLAARFILALNVMSSPGSGKTTLLERTVRDLRAEVPVSVVEGDQETLLDAERIRATGCRVVQINTGSGCHLDAEMLGRGLATLDPPVGSLVLIENVGNLVCPALFDLGERARVVVMSVTEGDDKPLKYPHMFRSAQLMVINKVDLAPHVDFDPDRCAGHARTVNPGLEVLSVSATRGDGLDAWYAWLRGHLAARRP; this is encoded by the coding sequence GTGTGCGCGACGTGCGGGTGCGACGAGGACTCCCGGTCAACGGTCACGGATCTCGACAGCGGCCGGGTGGTCACCCGGCCCGGCCCGGGACACGCCCCGGACCATAGCCATGGGCACGACCACGACCACGACCACGAAGCCGACCACGGGCACGGCGCCGCCGGACCCGCCCGGACCGCCACCCGGGTCGTCACGCTGGAGCAGAGCGTGCTCGCCAAGAACGACCTGCTCGCCGGGCGCAACCGCGACTGGCTGGCGGCCCGCTTCATCCTCGCCCTGAACGTGATGAGCTCCCCCGGCTCCGGCAAGACGACGCTGCTGGAGCGCACGGTCCGCGACCTGCGCGCGGAGGTACCCGTCTCGGTGGTCGAGGGTGACCAGGAGACCCTCCTGGACGCCGAACGGATCCGGGCGACCGGCTGCCGGGTGGTCCAGATCAACACCGGCAGCGGCTGCCACCTCGACGCCGAGATGCTCGGCCGGGGCCTGGCCACGCTCGACCCGCCGGTCGGGTCGCTGGTGCTGATCGAGAACGTCGGCAACCTGGTCTGCCCCGCGCTGTTCGATCTCGGGGAGCGCGCCCGGGTGGTCGTCATGTCGGTGACGGAGGGCGACGACAAGCCGCTGAAGTACCCGCACATGTTCCGGTCCGCGCAGCTCATGGTCATCAACAAGGTCGACCTGGCGCCGCATGTGGACTTCGACCCCGACCGGTGCGCCGGGCACGCCCGGACGGTCAACCCCGGCCTGGAGGTACTGTCCGTCTCGGCGACCCGCGGCGACGGCCTCGACGCGTGGTACGCGTGGCTGCGCGGTCACCTGGCGGCCCGCCGCCCTTGA
- a CDS encoding hydrogenase maturation nickel metallochaperone HypA/HybF, whose translation MHELAITESVVASVRDRLGDARVLAVTLEIGRLSGVVADSVRFCFDLCTEGTPLQGARLDIVDVPGGAYCRGCRSDVELVDLIPLCPCGSADLDITSGQELMIRQVEVA comes from the coding sequence GTGCACGAACTGGCGATCACAGAGAGCGTCGTGGCGAGCGTCCGCGACCGCCTCGGTGACGCCCGCGTCCTGGCCGTGACCCTCGAGATCGGCCGGTTGTCGGGGGTGGTGGCCGACTCGGTGCGGTTCTGCTTCGACCTGTGCACCGAGGGCACGCCGCTGCAGGGCGCGCGGCTGGACATCGTCGACGTCCCCGGCGGCGCGTACTGCCGGGGGTGCCGGTCCGACGTCGAGCTCGTCGACCTGATCCCGTTGTGCCCGTGCGGCAGCGCGGACCTCGACATCACGAGCGGACAGGAACTCATGATCAGACAGGTGGAGGTGGCCTGA